Proteins encoded together in one Manis pentadactyla isolate mManPen7 chromosome 6, mManPen7.hap1, whole genome shotgun sequence window:
- the SIGLEC15 gene encoding LOW QUALITY PROTEIN: sialic acid-binding Ig-like lectin 15 (The sequence of the model RefSeq protein was modified relative to this genomic sequence to represent the inferred CDS: deleted 1 base in 1 codon), whose protein sequence is MEGPIRLVACLVCTILMGSSVRTKRDTTGSLLNTEVHSEPAQRWSMHVPAEVSAAAGEAAVLPCTFTHPHRHYDGPLTAIWRAGEPYAGPQVFRCAAARGSELCQTALSLHGRFRLLGNPRRNDLSLRVERLALADDGRYFCRVEFAGNVHDRYESRHGVRLRVTAAPRIINISVLPGPAHAFRALCTAEGEPPPTLGWSGPLGNQSATLSGLGQGHSHQVTAELPALVHDGRYTCTASNSLGHAEASVYLFRFHGASGAPAIALLLSALGLKALLLLCVLAAHAAAHRRLESPITQDTAPRPQAQESNYENLSQMSPRGQQHPCAHHEEVLGYRHPLVHHEERRTASGLAGTALPGSWTPWQPPTRQIP, encoded by the exons ATGGAAGGGCCCATCCGACTCGTGGCCTGCTTAGTGTGCACCATCCTGATGG GATCATCTGTGAGAACTAAAAGGGACACTACCGGGAGCTTGCTCAACACAGAGGTGCACA GTGAGCCGGCGCAGCGCTGGTCCATGCACGTGCCGGCCGAGGTGAGCGCGGCGGCGGGCGAGGCGGCCGTGCTGCCCTGCACCTTCACGCACCCGCACCGCCACTACGACGGGCCGCTCACGGCCATCTGGCGCGCGGGCGAGCCGTACGCGGGCCCGCAGGTGTTCCGGTGCGCGGCGGCGCGGGGCAGCGAGCTCTGCCAGACGGCGCTCAGTCTGCACGGCCGCTTCCGGCTGCTGGGCAACCCGCGCCGCAACGACCTCTCGCTGCGCGTGGAGCGCCTCGCCCTGGCCGACGACGGCCGCTACTTCTGCCGTGTCGAGTTCGCCGGCAACGTCCACGACCGCTACGAGAGCCGCCACGGTGTCCGGCTCCGCGTGACCG CCGCCCCGAGAATCATCAATATCTCGGTGCTGCCGGGTCCTGCGCACGCCTTCCGCGCGCTCTGCACCGCCGAAGGGGAGCCACCGCCCACCCTCGGCTGGTCCGGCCCTCTGGGCAACCAATCAGCTACCCTGTCGGGCCTGGGTCAGGGTCACAGCCATCAGGTAACCGCAGAGCTGCCAGCTCTGGTCCACGACGGCCGCTACACGTGCACTGCTTCCAACAGCCTGGGCCACGCAGAGGCCAGCGTCTACTTGTTCCGTTTTCACGGCGCGTCTGGGGCTCCAGCGATCGCCTTGCTGCTCAGCGCACTCGGCCTCAAGGCGCTGCTGCTGCTCTGCGTTCTGGCCGCCCACGCCGCAGCCCACCGCCGCCTAG AGAGCCCAATCACCCAGGACACCGCACCACG GCCCCAGGCTCAGGAGTCCAATTATGAAAATTTGAGCCAGATGAGCCCCCGGGGC CAGCAGCACCCATGTGCTCACCACGAGGAAGTACTCGGCTACCGGCATCCACTTGTGCACCATGAGGAGCGAAGAACAGCATCAGGATTGGCTGGGACAGCCCTTCCTGGCTCCTGGACACCTTGGCAGCCCCCAACTAGGCAAATCCCATAA